GTCGGAACGGGCGCGTAGCGGATGGCCTGCGGTAGTCGGGTCGGCCTCTTGGGTGACGATGCCTGCGTCGTATTCAAAGCCGCTAAATACCGGCTCCAGCCCCATCTTGAATGGGCTTATGCCATAGAGCAGGCCAGAACCAGCGCCAGTGCTGATACCCCAGTGGTTAAAGTACACCCCGTTTTTCACCACGGTCAATGCTGGCGGCAACAGGGCTAGAGCCAGGGCAAGCACGGCGTGTCGATTGACAACCCGATCCCAGCCAGCAAGCCGGTACGGCTTGATGTGACGCACCATGAGCAGGCCCAGCAGGCCGACGAATGTCAGGATGGCATACAACTGGAGCACGGGCCTTACGAGCAGCGTTGCGGCCAGCCCTGTGGCCGCCAGGGCCAGCCAGCACAGGCACCGATGATCGGTCAGTACATATTCCGTCAGTCCTGTCAAGAACAGCAATAGCCCGAACATGTAGGGTGGTTCGGTCAGCACCTGGGGGATGTAGCTTGCCAGTTCGGGAAAGTGAACCAGCAGACCCGTGGCCACCATGCCTGCAATCAAACCGCCCAGGCGGGAGGCTAGCTGCCACATTAAGGGGACGGCCAGCAGGTAAAGGGCGCTGTTGGCCACTTGTGTGATGACAGGGTTGGCTCCCCAAATGGCTGGCCAGATGTAGCCTAGCGGCGCGACGTGGATGCTTGACGCATCGGCAGTCATGAACGACCAAGGGTCGGACAGGAAAAGGCGTGCGCTGGGCAGGTACGTCCAATAGGCATCGCCATTGAGTTCCGCTCCCGGCGGCGGGAAGTAGCGGATGACCTGCCGCATGGCTGTCGTTAGCATCCAGGCCAGCCAGACGGTTGAAAATAAAAGTCGCAGTTGCTCCTGCGGGCGCTGAGCCATAGATGGCTTCACATCCCCTGCAGCGCCAGCCCCGCATGTTCGCGCAGCGGATGGAAGTGAATCTTCGGAAACCGCTCCTGCGCCAGCCGCACGTCGTACGGGCTGGTACACAGGTAGGCCAGGGTGTTGGCCGCGTCGTGCGCCAGGCGTAGCGGGTAGGCGGCCTCGAATTCGCGCAGCTCGGCCGGTGTGTCGGCGGTGATCCAGCGCGCGCCGGTGTACTGGCAGCTCTCCAGGCGCACGTCGCAGTCGTACTCGGTTTTCAGGCGGTGCTGCACCACCTCAAACTGCAGTTGGCCGACGGCGCCCAGCAGCATATTGCCGCCGGCATCGGGCTTGAAGACCTGGATGGCGCCTTCCTCGCCCAGCTCCATCAGGCCCTGCTGCAGCTGCTTGGAGCGCAGCGGGTTCTTCAGCACCACGGTCATGAACAGCTCGGGGGCGAAGAAGGGCAGGCCGGTGAACTGCAGCGCCGGGCCGTCGGTGATGCTGTCGCCCAGCTGCACGCCGCCGTGGATGGTGAAGCCGATGATGTCGCCGGCGTAGGCTTCATCGACGGCCTCGCGCCGCTGGCTCATGAAGGTGACGACGCTGGTGGGGCGCAGCTCCTTGCCGGTGCGCTGCACCTTCATCTTCATACCCGGGGTGTATTTGCCGCTGGCCACGCGCACGAAGGCGATGCGGTCGCGGTGGTTGGCATCCATGTTGGCCTGCACCTTGAAGACCACGCCGGTAAAGCCCTTGTCCTCGGGGTGGATGGTGACCTGCTCGCGCTCGCGGTTCACCTCGCGGTAGGCGATGCGCGCGCCCGGTGGCGGCGACATATCGACCACGGCGTTGAGCACCTCCTGCACACCAAAATTGTTCACGCCCGAGCCGAAGAACACGGGGGTGAGGCGCGCGGCCAGGAACTCCTGGTGGTCCCAGGCGATGGAGGCGCCCACGGCCAGCTCCATGCTCTCGATGGCGTCGTCGAACGCCTGGCCAAAGCGCGCGCGCAGCTTGTCCACCTCGCTCAAAGGGATGGCCTCGAAATCCTCCGGGCGTTTTTCACTGCCGGGCTGGAACACCGTCATGCTCTGCGTGCGCAGGTCGATGATGCCGCCGAAGCTCTTGCCCTGGCCTACCGGCCAGGTGATGGGGCAGCAGGGCATACCCAGCTCGCGTTCCACCTCGTCGAGGATGTCCAGCGGGTCGCGCACCTCGCGGTCCATCTTGTTGACGAAGGTGATGATGGGCGTGTCGCGCTGGCGGCAAACCTCGATCAGGCGGCGCGTCTGCGCTTCCACGCCGTTGGCGGCGTCGATCACCATCAGGGCGGAATCGACGGCGGTGAGCACGCGGTAGGTGTCTTCGGAGAAGTCCTTGTGGCCGGGCGTGTCCAGCAGGTTGATGACGTGCTCGCGGTAGCTCATCTGCATCACGCTCGACGCCACCGAGATGCCGCGCTGCTTCTCGATCTCCATCCAGTCGCTGGTGGCGTGGCGGCTGGCCTTGCGGCCCTTGACGGCGCCGGCGATCTGGATCGCGCCCGAGAACAGCAGCAGCTTTTCCGTCAGCGTGGTTTTACCCGCGTCGGGGTGGGAAATGATGGCGAAGGTGCGGCGGCGGCGGGTTTCGGGGGCGTGGGACACAGTGGCAAGAATTTGGGTGGGCGCGCACGGCCGGGTGGGGCGCGGCTTTTTGAGGGTGAAGGTGCGCGATTTTACCGGTAGGGCCCTCTCGGTATAATTGCCGGCTCCTCCCGAGGAGCGTTGCAGCGTCCCCAGCACAGCGGGGCGTGAGGCTCGGGAGACTTGCATTCGCAACGACGCTCACCCACGCCTGTCCTGTGCGGTGAACCGTGAACTCTCCCCCAGGCGCGTGGCTTTTTTCATTCTTCTTCATGAGGACGCCACCATGAGCGCAGCATTCAAAGCCCACGACTCGGCCATTGCCGACATCACCCTGGCCGCCTGGGGCCGCAAGGAAATCAAGATCGCTGAAACCGAGATGCCCGGCCTGATGGCGGTGCGCGAGGAGTTCGCGGCGCAGCAGCCCCTGAAGGGCGCGCGCATCACCGGCAGCCTGCACATGACGATCCAGACCGCAGTGCTGATCGAGACGCTCAAAGCCCTGGGCGCCGATGTGCGCTGGGCTTCGTGCAACATCTTCTCCACGCAGGACCACGCCGCTGCCGCCATCGCCGCCACGGGCGTGCCGGTGTTCGCCATCAAGGGCGAATCGCTCAAAGACTACTGGGACTACACCCACGCCATTTTTGAATTCGGCCCCAAGGGCGACGCTGCCGAAGGCCCGAACATGATCCTGGACGACGGCGGCGACGCCACCATGCTCATGCACCTGGGCCAGCGCGCCGAGAAGGACCTGTCGGTGCTGGCGAATCCGGGCAGCGAGGAAGAAAAAATCGTCTTCGCCGCGATCAAGGCCAAATTGGCACAAGACCCCACCTGGTACAGCCGCAAGAGCGCGCAGATCATGGGCGTGACGGAAGAAACCACCACCGGCGTGCACCGCTTGAACGAGATGTCGGCCAAGGGCGAGCTGAAGTTCCGCGCCATCAACGTCAACGACTCGGTCACCAAGAGCAAGTTCGACAACCTCTACGGCTGCCGCGAGTCGTTGGTGGACGGCATCAAGCGCGCCACCGACGTCATGATCGCCGGCAAGGTCGCCTGCGTGGCGGGCTATGGCGACGTCGGCAAGGGCTCGGCCCAAGCCCTGCGCGCGCTCTCGGCCCAGGTCTGGGTGACCGAGATCGACCCCATCAACGCCCTGCAGGCGGCCATGGAAGGCTACCGCGTGGTGACCATGGAATACGCCGCAGACAAGTGCGACATCTTCGTGACGACGACCGGCAACCGCGACGTGATTACGTTTGAGCACATGGCGGCCATGAAGAACGAGGCCATCGTCTGCAACATCGGCCACTTCGACAACGAAATCCAGGTGGCCAAGCTCGAAGAACACTGCCAGTGGGAAGAGATCAAGCCCCAGGTCGATCACGTCATCTTCCCGTCTGGCCGCCGCATCATCTTGCTGGCCAAGGGCCGCCTGGTGAACCTGGGCTGCGCCACCGGCCACCCCAGCTTCGTGATGAGCAACTCGTTTGCCAACCAGACGCTGGCGCAGATCGAGCTGTACACGCGCCCCGACGCCTACCAGGTGGGCAAGGTCTACGTGTTGCCCAAGGTGCTCGACGAGAAGGTGGCGCGCCTGCACCTGAAGAAGGTCGGCGCCCAGCTCACCGAGCTGACCGACGCCCAGGCCGCCTACATCGGCGTGGGCAAGAGCGGGCCGTACAAGCCCGATACCTACCGCTATTGAGGTATTGCTCCCTCCCCCGAAGGGGGAAGGGGTGAATGCAAAAAACATAGCTGCACGCGTTTGCTGGATAAGCATTGCAGCCCTATTTGATTGATAAAGGAAAGCGCCATGCGCGCCGATGTATTCCTGGTCGAAGGCGGCCACGCCGCCACCCGCTCGCAGGCCCAGCGCCTGATTGCCGCTGGCGTGCAGTGGCGCCTGGCGCCTACGCTGCCGTGGAACAAGGTGGCCAAGAACGGCGACGAGATTCCCTTGGGCGCCGAGCTGCAGCTGCTCGACGCGGCCGAGGCCAAGTATTTGTCGCGCGGCGGGCTCAAGCTCGAAGGTGCGCTGGCCGCCAGCGGCGTCAAGGTGGCCGGCCTGCGCTGCCTGGACGTGGGCCAAAGCACGGGCGGCTTTACCGACTGCCTGCTGCAGGCGGGCGCCGCCCAGGTGATTGGCGTGGACGTGGGCCAGGCCCAGTTGCACGAGCGCCTGCGCCAGGACGCGCGGGTGATCGGCTGCGAGGGCGTGAACGCGCGCCACCTGACGGCAGATGGCCTGGCCGAGGCCTGCGAGGAGGCAATCTCGGAACGTGTCGAGGCCGAGGTCGAGGACAACGACACCCAGCCCGAGGCGCCCTACGCCTGGATGCGCAACGGCGGCATGATCGACATCGAGTACGACGACAGCGCTGACGCCAAGGAGCACGAGATCGAGGCCTTCAAGGCCGAGCGCAGCGCCAAGGCCCGTGCCCGCGCTGCAGGCCAGGTGGCCACCGTGCGCCGCCGCCTGCCTGGGCGCGAGGGTGACGACCTGACACCGTCCTTTCCTCTCATCACCGGCGACCTGTCCTTCATTTCGCTGACCCTGGTGCTGCCGGCGTTGGTGCCGCTGCTGGCGCCGGGCGGCGCGCTGCTGATGCTGGTCAAGCCCCAGTTCGAGCTGCAGCCCGGCCAGGTGGGCAAGGGCGGCATCGTGCGCGACGCGGCGCTTTACCCGCTGGTCGAGCAGCGCCTGCGCGACTGCTGCAAGGAGCTGGGCCTGGAGGTAGTGGGCTGGCACGACAGCGCCATCGAGGGCGGCGACGGCAACCGCGAATTCTTCATCCACGCAAGGAGGGCGGCATGAGCCTGCCGATCAGCTTCGAGTTCTTCCCGCCCAAGACGCCCGAGGGCGCTGAAAAATTGCGCGCCGTGCGTGCGCAGCTCTACGCCCAGCGGCCGCAGTTTTGCTCCGTCACCTACGGCGCGGGCGGCTCCACGCAGGCCGGTACTTTTGCCACGGTGCGCGAGATCATTGCCGAGGGCCAGCAGGCGGCCTCGCACTTCTCCTGCATCGGCGCCACCAAGGACAGCGTGCGCCAGCAGCTCGCCGAATTGAAGGCCATGGGCGTCAAGCGCCTGGTGGCGCTGCGCGGCGACCTGCCCAGCGGCTACGGCCTGGGCGGCGAGTTCCACTACGCCAGCGACCTGGTGGCCTTCATCCGCGAGGAAACCGGGCGCGACTTCCACATCGAAGTCGCGGCCTACCCCGAGATGCACCCGCAGGCGCGGTCGTTCGAGGCGGATTTGCAAGCCTTTGCCACCAAGGTGCGCGCGGGCGCGGATGCGGCCATCACCCAGTATTTTTTCAACGCCGACGCCTACAGCCGCTTCGTCGATGAGGCGCAGCGCCTGGGGGCTGATGTGCCCATCGTGCCCGGCATCATGCCGATCACCGGCGCCACGCAGCTCATGCGCTTTTCCGACGCCTGCGGCGCCGAGATTCCGCGCTGGATCCGCCTGCGCCTGCAAGGCTTTGGCGACGACACGGCCAGCATCCGCGCCTTTGGCCTGGACGTGATCGCGCGCCTGTGCGAGCAGCTCGTGGCTGCCGGCGCGCCGGGCCTGCACTTCTACACCATGAACCAGAGCGCCGCCACGCTGGCGCTGTGCCAGCGCCTGGGGCGCTGAGGTGGGGCGCTGAGATGGGCTGGCACCTGCGCTGTTTCGGATGGCTGGCGCTGTGCCTGGTGCTGCCGCTGGCGCAGGCCAACGAAGGTTTGCAGCCCAAGGCGCAGGACTTTGCCCCGCTGGTGCTGACGCCGCCGGGCGAGGCCATGCTGCTCGACCCCGAGGGCAGCGCCACCGATGCCGATGCGGACGACGACAGCGCACCCGACCTGCCCGCGCCGCCGTCCTACGGGCTGCGCGAAACCGAGCGCGGTGCGGCCTCCTGGTATGGCGCGCGCTTTCACAAAAAACGCACGGCCAGTGGTGAGCGTTTTGACATGCGCGGCTTTACGGCGGCGCACCGCACCCTGCCGTTTGGCACCCGGGTGTGCGTGCGCAGCCTGCTCAACGGGCGCGCGGTGGAGGTGCGCATCAACGACCGGGGGCCGTTCCATGCCGAACGGGTGATCGACCTGAGCCAGGCGGCGGCAGAAAAAATCGGCGGCAAGGGCCTGGGCATCAAACAGGTGTCGCTCGCGCCCCTGGACGCGGGCGCGCTGTGCGAGGACGGCCCGCCGCCCGAGGAGGACGCGGCCAAAAGTGCGGGCGATTGATCAGCCGCCGTGCTCCAGGCTGTGCGCGGCGTGGCGATCCTGGCCGAGCAGGGCCTGCATCTGCGGCAGCGCCTGCTGCAGCGCTGGGTGCAGGGTGTAGGGCGGATTGATGACGAACATGCCGCTGGCCGGCAGCCCGGGGCGCTTGTCCTGGCCGGGTGTGAGCTTGCTCGATTTCACCGTCAGCGTGGCGTGCAGCCAGCCCTTGCCGGCCTTGGTGGCCAAAATTTTCAGGCGCCGGGGCAGGTCGTGCGCCTCCTGGCGGCCGATGATGGGGTACCAGACGGCGTAGCAGCCGGTGGCAAAGCGCTGCAGCGCATCCTGCACCATGGCTGGCACGCGCGCGTAGTCGCTCTTGATTTCATAGCTGGGATCGCACAGCAGCAGGGCGCGGCGGCTCGGTGGCGGCAGGAATTTCTTCACGCCCTCAAAACCGTCTTCGAGCAGCGTCGCCACCTGGCGCCCGGCTTCGAGCTGGGCGATGTTGCCGCTGAGCAGGCGGTGGTCGGTGGGGTGCAGCTCAAAGAGCTTGAGCTTGTCCTGCGGGCGCAGCAGGCGCTGGGCGATGAAGGGTGAGCCGGGGTAAATCTTGGCCTCGGCGCCGCTGTTGAAGCCGCGCACCAGTTCCACGTAGTCTTGCAGCGCCGGGGCCAGGGGTTGCTCCTTGGCGGCGGCCAGCAGGCGGCCAAAACCCTGGGCGGCCTCGCCGCTGGTGTGGGCGTAGTCGCCGTCGAGCCGGTACAGGCCGGCACCGGCGTGGGTGTCGAGCACCTGGAGCGCAGCATCCTTTTGTGTAAGATATTGCAAAATTGCAACCAGGGTCGTGTGCTTGAGCACGTCGGCGTGGTTGCCCGCATGGAAAGCGTGGCGATAACTAAACATGCGGCTATGGTAGCGGGCCCATGTGCGCCACAATCGGGCCGCACCCAATCTCCCTGCAACCGTGTGTCCATGACTTCTACTTCTCTCCCCGACCTGGCCGTCGGCGTCGATCACGTCGATGCCTTGCCCGTGGGCACACGCCTGGGCGAGTTCGAGATCATGGCCCTGCTCGGTGTCGGCGGCTTTGGCATGGTTTACAAGGCGTTCGACCATTCCCTGCGCCGCCAGGTGGCCATCAAGGAATACATGCCGGCGGCGCTCGCCGGGCGCTCCTCGGGGCTGCAGCTGTCGGTGCGCACCTCGGTTGATGCGCAGAGCTTTCAGGCCGGTCTGTCCTCTTTCGTCGATGAGGCGCGGCTGCTGGCGCGCTTCGATCACCCGTCGCTGGTCAAGGTGTTTCGCTTTTGGGAGGCGAACAACACCGCCTACATGGTGATGCCGCTGTACCAGGGCATCACGCTCAAGCAGGCGCGCCTGCAAATGCGCAAGCCGCCGTCCGAGGCCTGGCTGCGCAAGGTGCTGTGGGCCGTGCTCGATGCCTTGCGCGTGCTGCATGAGCACGACACCCTGCACCGCGACATCTCGCCGGACAACATCTTTTTGCAGGACGTGGGCCCGCCCGTGCTGCTCGACCTGGGTGCGGCGCGCCACGCCATCACCGATACCCAGCGCCAGCTCACCGCCATCCTCAAGGTCAACTACGCGCCGATCGAGCAGTACGCCCACGGCGGCAGCGCCGACGGCGAGCCGCCGCTGGCGCAAGGCCCCTGGAGCGATCTTTACGCCCTGGCGGCCGTGGTGCACGGCTGCGTGTGCAACGACATGCCGCTGCCCGCCTCGCTGCGCGCCATCCGCGACCGCATGGTGCGCTTCTCGCGCGTGGGCAAGACCGTCAAGCGCCAGTTTGGCGTTGAATATTCCGAGCCGTTTTGCACCGCCATCACGCAGTCGCTGGAACTCCAGCCCGAGCAGCGCCCGCAAAGCATCGACGCCTTTCTGGCCCTCATGGACATGCACAGCGCCCCGCCCGGGCTGGCGCAGTTCAACTGGCGCCAGGAGCTGGGGTCGAGCTGGGCGCCTTCGGAGGAGGCCCTGGCTTCGGAGCAGGAACTCGACTCTGAGGCTGAGCTGCCGACCCGTTTTCTCGACGCTCCGGCCGATTTGGCAGCGCTGGACCTGGATTTGACCGCCGCTGCGCCCGCTGCTGCGGGTGCTACGCCCATTCCCAGCGTGCGCGCCGTGACCCAGGCCCCGGCCCCCGCGCCGCAGGGCTTTGTGGCCGAACCTGTGCCGGCGCCGCGCCCACGCATCGACCGCCGGGTTCAACGCCGCCAGCGCTTGCTGATGCTGGTGCTGCTGGGCAGCGTGTTGCTGGCTGCCGCGCTGTGGTGGTGGTCGCGCTCGGCGGCGCCGGCGCTGGCGCCGCCCGTGCCCGCGCCTGAGGTCGTGGCCGCACCCGCGCCGGCCTCGGCGGCAGAGGAGCCCGAGGAAGTGGTGGAGTTTGTGGAAACCCCGGTCGAGCCTGCGTCCGCACCGGTGGCTGCTGCGCCTGCATCCACGTCCGCACAGGCCCCGGTGGCGGCACGCCCGCGCCGCAATGCGCCGCAACGCGCCGCGCCCGAGCCTGCCGCGCCGCTCCCCGCGCCTGCACCGGTCGTTGCCGCACCGTCGCCGCCCGCCCCCGAGCCCAAACCCACCCCGGTGCGCAACCCCGAAGATGCCTGCGCCGACGCCAACTTCATCGCCCGCCCGATGTGCCTGTACAACGAATGCCAGAAGCCCGGCCTGGCCCGCCACCCGGTGTGCGTGGCGCAGCGCAAGCACTACGAGGCCGAGGCCGAGCGCCGCCGCCTCTCGCCCTGATTTGCATAAATTTGTATAATGGCGGGCTTCGCAGCGTTTTGATTGGCCCCGCGACGAAGTTTTATCCCCACCTAAGAGGCTCCTTTTGAGAAGAGCACCGACCGTGGAAAAGGGCCGCCAACCCCTCTAGTTCAAGAGAAAAACCATGACTACTACTGTCAGCGCAAAGCCCGCTGAGGTTGTGCATGACTGGTTTGTGATTGACGCCACCGATAAGGTGCTCGGCCGGGTCGCCAGCGAAGTGGCCCTGCGTCTGCGCGGCAAGCACAAAGCCATCTACACGCCTCACGTTGATACCGGCGATTACATCGTCATCATCAACGCCTCCAAGCTCAAGGTCACCGGCACCAAGAGCCTGGACAAGGTTTACTACCGTCACTCCGGCTACCCGGGCGGCATTACGGCCACGAACTTCCGTGACCTGCAGGCCAAGCACCCCGGTCGCGCCCTGGAAAAGGCCGTCAAGGGCATGTTGCCCAAGGGCCCCCTGGGCTACGCCATGATCAAGAAGCTGAAGGTCTACGGTGGTGCAGAGCATCCGCACACCGCCCAGCAGCCCAAGCCCCTGGCAATCTAAGGAGCCGAGATGATTGGTGAATGGAACAATGGCACCGGCCGTCGCAAGTCCAGCGTCGCTCGCGTGTTTCTGAAAAAAGGCTCGGGCAAGATCACTGTGAATGGCAAAGACATTCAGCAGTACTTCGGCCGCGAAACCTCGATCATGATTACCAAGCAGCCCCTGGTGCTGACTGGCAACGTCGAAGCCTTCGACATCCAGATCAACGTCCACGGCGGCGGTGAATCCGGCCAGGCAGGTGCTGCCCGTCACGGCATCACCCGTGCCCTGATCGACTACGACGCCGCGCTCAAGCCGCAGCTGAGCCAAGCCGGCTTCGTCACCCGCGACGCGCGTGAAGTCGAGCGTAAGAAGGTCGGCCTGCACTCTGCCCGCCGCGCCAAGCAGTTCTCCAAGCGTTAATTCGCGCGGTTTACCTGCTCACAGCACCAAGGCCACCTGCGGGTGGCCTTGTGCTTTGTGGGTGCAAAATCCCTATCCCTTGGGGGCGCAAAGGCGCCGTGGGCCGTTGGGGCCC
This DNA window, taken from Acidovorax sp. HDW3, encodes the following:
- a CDS encoding peptide chain release factor 3, whose translation is MSHAPETRRRRTFAIISHPDAGKTTLTEKLLLFSGAIQIAGAVKGRKASRHATSDWMEIEKQRGISVASSVMQMSYREHVINLLDTPGHKDFSEDTYRVLTAVDSALMVIDAANGVEAQTRRLIEVCRQRDTPIITFVNKMDREVRDPLDILDEVERELGMPCCPITWPVGQGKSFGGIIDLRTQSMTVFQPGSEKRPEDFEAIPLSEVDKLRARFGQAFDDAIESMELAVGASIAWDHQEFLAARLTPVFFGSGVNNFGVQEVLNAVVDMSPPPGARIAYREVNREREQVTIHPEDKGFTGVVFKVQANMDANHRDRIAFVRVASGKYTPGMKMKVQRTGKELRPTSVVTFMSQRREAVDEAYAGDIIGFTIHGGVQLGDSITDGPALQFTGLPFFAPELFMTVVLKNPLRSKQLQQGLMELGEEGAIQVFKPDAGGNMLLGAVGQLQFEVVQHRLKTEYDCDVRLESCQYTGARWITADTPAELREFEAAYPLRLAHDAANTLAYLCTSPYDVRLAQERFPKIHFHPLREHAGLALQGM
- the ahcY gene encoding adenosylhomocysteinase, which produces MSAAFKAHDSAIADITLAAWGRKEIKIAETEMPGLMAVREEFAAQQPLKGARITGSLHMTIQTAVLIETLKALGADVRWASCNIFSTQDHAAAAIAATGVPVFAIKGESLKDYWDYTHAIFEFGPKGDAAEGPNMILDDGGDATMLMHLGQRAEKDLSVLANPGSEEEKIVFAAIKAKLAQDPTWYSRKSAQIMGVTEETTTGVHRLNEMSAKGELKFRAINVNDSVTKSKFDNLYGCRESLVDGIKRATDVMIAGKVACVAGYGDVGKGSAQALRALSAQVWVTEIDPINALQAAMEGYRVVTMEYAADKCDIFVTTTGNRDVITFEHMAAMKNEAIVCNIGHFDNEIQVAKLEEHCQWEEIKPQVDHVIFPSGRRIILLAKGRLVNLGCATGHPSFVMSNSFANQTLAQIELYTRPDAYQVGKVYVLPKVLDEKVARLHLKKVGAQLTELTDAQAAYIGVGKSGPYKPDTYRY
- a CDS encoding TlyA family RNA methyltransferase — translated: MRADVFLVEGGHAATRSQAQRLIAAGVQWRLAPTLPWNKVAKNGDEIPLGAELQLLDAAEAKYLSRGGLKLEGALAASGVKVAGLRCLDVGQSTGGFTDCLLQAGAAQVIGVDVGQAQLHERLRQDARVIGCEGVNARHLTADGLAEACEEAISERVEAEVEDNDTQPEAPYAWMRNGGMIDIEYDDSADAKEHEIEAFKAERSAKARARAAGQVATVRRRLPGREGDDLTPSFPLITGDLSFISLTLVLPALVPLLAPGGALLMLVKPQFELQPGQVGKGGIVRDAALYPLVEQRLRDCCKELGLEVVGWHDSAIEGGDGNREFFIHARRAA
- the metF gene encoding methylenetetrahydrofolate reductase [NAD(P)H], with amino-acid sequence MSLPISFEFFPPKTPEGAEKLRAVRAQLYAQRPQFCSVTYGAGGSTQAGTFATVREIIAEGQQAASHFSCIGATKDSVRQQLAELKAMGVKRLVALRGDLPSGYGLGGEFHYASDLVAFIREETGRDFHIEVAAYPEMHPQARSFEADLQAFATKVRAGADAAITQYFFNADAYSRFVDEAQRLGADVPIVPGIMPITGATQLMRFSDACGAEIPRWIRLRLQGFGDDTASIRAFGLDVIARLCEQLVAAGAPGLHFYTMNQSAATLALCQRLGR
- a CDS encoding septal ring lytic transglycosylase RlpA family protein — encoded protein: MGWHLRCFGWLALCLVLPLAQANEGLQPKAQDFAPLVLTPPGEAMLLDPEGSATDADADDDSAPDLPAPPSYGLRETERGAASWYGARFHKKRTASGERFDMRGFTAAHRTLPFGTRVCVRSLLNGRAVEVRINDRGPFHAERVIDLSQAAAEKIGGKGLGIKQVSLAPLDAGALCEDGPPPEEDAAKSAGD
- a CDS encoding 23S rRNA (adenine(2030)-N(6))-methyltransferase RlmJ, with product MFSYRHAFHAGNHADVLKHTTLVAILQYLTQKDAALQVLDTHAGAGLYRLDGDYAHTSGEAAQGFGRLLAAAKEQPLAPALQDYVELVRGFNSGAEAKIYPGSPFIAQRLLRPQDKLKLFELHPTDHRLLSGNIAQLEAGRQVATLLEDGFEGVKKFLPPPSRRALLLCDPSYEIKSDYARVPAMVQDALQRFATGCYAVWYPIIGRQEAHDLPRRLKILATKAGKGWLHATLTVKSSKLTPGQDKRPGLPASGMFVINPPYTLHPALQQALPQMQALLGQDRHAAHSLEHGG
- a CDS encoding serine/threonine-protein kinase, whose protein sequence is MTSTSLPDLAVGVDHVDALPVGTRLGEFEIMALLGVGGFGMVYKAFDHSLRRQVAIKEYMPAALAGRSSGLQLSVRTSVDAQSFQAGLSSFVDEARLLARFDHPSLVKVFRFWEANNTAYMVMPLYQGITLKQARLQMRKPPSEAWLRKVLWAVLDALRVLHEHDTLHRDISPDNIFLQDVGPPVLLDLGAARHAITDTQRQLTAILKVNYAPIEQYAHGGSADGEPPLAQGPWSDLYALAAVVHGCVCNDMPLPASLRAIRDRMVRFSRVGKTVKRQFGVEYSEPFCTAITQSLELQPEQRPQSIDAFLALMDMHSAPPGLAQFNWRQELGSSWAPSEEALASEQELDSEAELPTRFLDAPADLAALDLDLTAAAPAAAGATPIPSVRAVTQAPAPAPQGFVAEPVPAPRPRIDRRVQRRQRLLMLVLLGSVLLAAALWWWSRSAAPALAPPVPAPEVVAAPAPASAAEEPEEVVEFVETPVEPASAPVAAAPASTSAQAPVAARPRRNAPQRAAPEPAAPLPAPAPVVAAPSPPAPEPKPTPVRNPEDACADANFIARPMCLYNECQKPGLARHPVCVAQRKHYEAEAERRRLSP
- the rplM gene encoding 50S ribosomal protein L13, with translation MTTTVSAKPAEVVHDWFVIDATDKVLGRVASEVALRLRGKHKAIYTPHVDTGDYIVIINASKLKVTGTKSLDKVYYRHSGYPGGITATNFRDLQAKHPGRALEKAVKGMLPKGPLGYAMIKKLKVYGGAEHPHTAQQPKPLAI
- the rpsI gene encoding 30S ribosomal protein S9, which translates into the protein MIGEWNNGTGRRKSSVARVFLKKGSGKITVNGKDIQQYFGRETSIMITKQPLVLTGNVEAFDIQINVHGGGESGQAGAARHGITRALIDYDAALKPQLSQAGFVTRDAREVERKKVGLHSARRAKQFSKR